One bacterium genomic window carries:
- the vsr gene encoding DNA mismatch endonuclease Vsr, which yields MIISQSRSRVMASIKSRGNRSTEMAMVSILRSHRFSGWRRHVGIVGTPDFVWPKLRIALFVDGCFWHGCNICRRAPKSNETFWNKKLEYNVRHDRRVNALLRKQGWQVIRIRECQLKSPRTIRRLCRLFEA from the coding sequence GTGATTATTTCCCAGAGTCGATCAAGAGTGATGGCATCAATAAAATCTCGGGGCAATCGTTCGACTGAGATGGCAATGGTGTCCATTTTGCGCTCACACAGGTTTTCTGGATGGCGTCGGCACGTTGGTATTGTCGGAACACCCGACTTTGTTTGGCCGAAATTGAGAATTGCGTTATTTGTTGATGGTTGCTTTTGGCATGGATGCAACATTTGCCGACGTGCTCCCAAAAGCAATGAAACTTTCTGGAACAAGAAGCTGGAGTACAATGTTAGACATGATCGTCGGGTCAACGCCCTGTTAAGAAAGCAAGGTTGGCAAGTGATTCGAATACGTGAATGCCAGTTGAAGAGCCCCCGGACCATTCGAAGATTATGCAGGCTCTTTGAGGCATAA
- a CDS encoding DEAD/DEAH box helicase family protein produces the protein MKGTDWFGLERSVGRLMSHCGWKDVRIVGASGDGGADVLAVREIAGKRHIYVVQVKAVTGDNYVGPVALEEVISAMSAYRGDVGIVATNGDFTRSARKRREELRAAGFLIELWNGLSLKKLIEQWPLESQEKRKLREYQSDILSKCLEQYGAGGQKGYFIVATGLGKTVIAAELVARLRESGLSSALVLCHSQELAAQLEQNFWTQLGSDTATRLFYDGEPPKPFDGVNFGLYQTFVSYLSGIEQHDFDILIVDEAHHALAHGFRRCIKHLRPKYLLGMTATPWRGDGASIGEVFGSSVGAVSLVDGMKMGYLAEVDYRIYTDTVDWETVGRLTKGQLSIKDLNTQLFIPQRDEAVIERIVDECSEVAAPHILIFCASVEHCRRFASLLCGRSKIECKQLSGLDRIGRNRTLMEFASGRIQAVTAVDVLNEGIDVPAVNILVFLRGTHSRRIFVQQLGRGLRIAPGKDKVIVLDFVTDIRRIAAALDMDREARQAGSKYQSVYFPQGIVRFRNPEFLPFVTRWLEDVAGLDDRDESHILSFPV, from the coding sequence ATGAAAGGTACCGACTGGTTCGGTTTAGAAAGGTCAGTTGGGCGCTTGATGTCACATTGTGGATGGAAGGATGTGAGGATTGTCGGTGCTTCGGGCGATGGTGGCGCTGACGTACTTGCAGTGCGCGAAATCGCAGGGAAACGCCATATTTATGTTGTGCAGGTAAAGGCTGTCACAGGGGATAATTATGTTGGACCTGTAGCATTGGAAGAAGTTATCTCTGCAATGTCTGCATATCGCGGGGATGTTGGAATAGTCGCTACTAATGGTGATTTTACGCGGTCAGCAAGAAAGCGTAGGGAAGAACTTCGCGCAGCTGGGTTCCTCATTGAGCTCTGGAATGGCCTTTCGCTGAAGAAACTGATAGAGCAGTGGCCACTAGAAAGCCAAGAGAAGCGAAAGCTTAGAGAATACCAGAGTGACATACTCAGCAAATGTCTAGAGCAATACGGGGCTGGAGGTCAGAAGGGATATTTCATTGTTGCAACCGGATTGGGCAAAACGGTTATTGCTGCAGAACTAGTCGCTCGCCTAAGAGAATCAGGGCTTTCTTCCGCCTTGGTGCTGTGCCATTCGCAGGAGCTGGCGGCGCAATTGGAACAGAACTTTTGGACACAGTTAGGTAGTGACACAGCTACGCGATTGTTTTACGATGGGGAACCACCTAAACCTTTTGATGGCGTGAATTTTGGACTGTATCAGACATTTGTAAGCTACTTAAGTGGAATCGAGCAGCACGATTTTGACATACTGATTGTTGACGAAGCTCACCACGCTCTTGCCCATGGATTCAGAAGGTGTATCAAGCATCTTCGACCGAAGTACCTCCTGGGTATGACCGCAACACCTTGGCGAGGTGATGGTGCAAGTATTGGTGAAGTGTTTGGGAGTTCTGTCGGCGCCGTATCCTTAGTTGATGGTATGAAGATGGGATACCTTGCCGAAGTTGACTATCGGATCTACACTGATACAGTTGATTGGGAAACTGTTGGACGACTCACAAAAGGACAGCTGTCAATCAAAGACCTCAATACTCAGCTGTTCATCCCACAACGAGATGAGGCAGTAATAGAGAGGATAGTGGACGAGTGTTCTGAGGTCGCCGCGCCGCATATTTTAATATTCTGTGCTTCAGTGGAACATTGCCGTCGCTTCGCTTCTCTTTTGTGCGGAAGATCGAAGATCGAGTGCAAACAATTGTCCGGACTGGACAGAATTGGCCGAAATAGGACACTGATGGAATTCGCTTCAGGAAGGATTCAAGCAGTAACCGCTGTTGATGTGCTCAATGAAGGGATTGACGTACCTGCGGTAAATATCCTAGTCTTTCTCCGTGGCACTCACTCTCGTCGAATATTTGTACAACAACTGGGGCGGGGATTGAGAATTGCGCCAGGCAAGGATAAAGTGATTGTCCTCGATTTCGTGACCGACATTCGGCGCATTGCTGCTGCCCTTGACATGGACAGGGAGGCGAGGCAAGCCGGATCTAAGTATCAATCAGTCTATTTCCCCCAGGGAATTGTACGATTCAGGAACCCAGAGTTCCTCCCTTTTGTAACTCGATGGCTAGAAGATGTCGCAGGTCTCGACGACCGAGACGAGTCACACATTTTGTCGTTCCCAGTATAA